The Rhodococcus antarcticus DNA segment CGTCGCAAGATCGAGATCGGTTGCTACCAGGGCGTCCGGCACCGCCGTGGCCTGCCGGTGCACGGTCAGCGCACCAAGACCAACGCGCGCACCCGCAAGGGACCCAAGCGCACCATCGCCGGCAAGAAGAAGGCCAGGTAAACGATGCCCCCCAAGGCTCGGTCCGCCTCCGGACCCAAGAAGACGCAGAAGACCCGTCGCCGGGAGAAGAAGAACGTCACCCACGGCGCCGCGCACATCAAGAGCACGTTCAACAACACGATCGTGTCCATCACGGACCCGGCCGGCAACGTGATCTCGTGGGCGTCCTCGGGCCACGTCGGCTTCAAGGGCTCCCGCAAGTCCACCCCCTTCGCCGCGCAGATGGCGGCCGAGAGCGCTGCCCGCAAGGCGCAGGAGCACGGCATGAAGAAGGTCGACGTGTTCGTCAAGGGTCCCGGCTCCGGCCGCGAGACCGCGATCCGCTCGCTCCAGGCCGCCGGCCTGGAGGTCGGCACCATCTCCGACGTCACCCCCCAGCCGCACAACGGCTGCCGGCCGCCCAAGCGGCGCCGGGTCTAGCGGGAAGGGAAGGAACCAGCTCATGGCCCGTTACACCGGACCGATCACCCGCAAGTCCCGTCGCCTGCGCGTCGACCTCGTCGGAGGCGACCAGGCGTTCGAGCGTCGTCCCTACCCGCCCGGCCAGCACGGCCGCGCGCGGATCAAGGAGAGCGAGTACCTGCTCCAGCTGCAGGAGAAGCAGAAGGCGCGCTTCACCTACGGCGTCATGGAGAAGCAGTTCCGCCGCTACTACGCTGAGGCCGTCCGCAAGCCCGGCAAGACCGGCGAGAACCTGCTCCAGATCCTGGAGTCCCGCCTGGACAACGTCGTCTACCGCGCCGGGCTCGCCCGCACGCGGCGGATGTCTCGCCAGCTGGTCAGCCACGGCCACCTGACGGTCAACGGCCACAAGGTGGACATCCCGAGCTACCGGGTGTCGCAGTACGACATCATCGACATCAAGACGAAGTCCTTGGCGACGCTGCCGTTCCAGGTGGCCAAGGAGACCGTCGGTGACCGGCCCGTCCCGGGCTGGCTGCAGGTCGTCGGTCAGCAGATGCGCATCCTCGTGCACCAGCTGCCCGAGCGCGCCCAGATCGACGTGCCGCTCAACGAGCAGCTGATCGTCGAGCTCTACTCCAAGTGAGCCCCGCCCCCGGCCGGACCGTGCTGCGCTGAGCAGCCGCTCCGGCCGGGGGTGCGCTCGCCGGGCACCGCCACCAGGGGGTTCCCACGCACCACCCGGCCCGTGCGACCCGCACGGACCTCGCCACACCCTTTCGGCGTCATATGGCGGACGTCGGTGGAGGAGAACACCACAACATGCTCATCTCCCAGCGCCCCTCGCTCACCGAGGAGCCCATCGAGGACACCCGTTCGCGGTTCGTCATCGAGCCGCTCGAGCCCGGCTTCGGCTACACGCTCGGCAACTCGCTGCGCCGCACGCTGCTCAGCTCGATCCCGGGTGCGGCCGTGACCAGCATCCGCATCGACGGTGTGCTGCACGAGTTCACCACCGTCCCGGGGGTGAAGGAGGACGTCACCGACATCATCCTGAACCTCAAGGGCCTGGTCGTGAGCTCCGAGGAGGACGAGCCGGTCACCATGTACCTGCGCAAGCAGGGCCCCGGGGCCGTCACCGCCGGTGACATCGTGCCGCCCTCGGGCGTCACGGTGCACAACCCGGAGCTGCACATCGCAACCCTGAACGACAAGGGCAAGCTCGAGGTGGAGCTCGTCGTCGAGCGCGGTCGCGGCTACGTGCCGGCCGTGCAGAACAAGGCCTCCGGCGCCGAGATCGGTCGCATCCCGGTCGACTCCATCTACTCGCCCGTGCTCAAGGTGACCTACAAGGTCGAGGCCACCCGCGTCGAGCAGCGGACCGACTTCGACCGGCTGGTGCTGGACGTGGAGACCAAGCCCTCCATCACCCCGCGCGACGCCGTCGCCTCCTCGGGCAAGACCCTCACCGAGCTCTTCGGGCTGGCCCGCGAGCTCAACGTGGAGGCCGAGGGCATCGAGATCGGTCCCTCGCTGGCCGAGGCCGACCACATCGCGGCGTTCACAATGCCGATCGAGGACCTCGACCTCACGGTGCGCTCGTACAACTGCCTCAAGCGTGAGGGCGTGCACACCGTCGGCGAGCTCGTCGGCCGCAGCGAGGCGGACCTGCTCGACATCCGCAACTTCGGGGCCAAGTCCATCGACGAGGTCAAGGTCAAGCTCATCGGGCTCGGCCTCACCCTCAAGGACTCCCCCCCGGGGTTCGACCCGTCCACGGTCGCCGGCTACGACGCCGCCACCGGAACGTGGAGCGACACCACGGACGCCGCCACCACCGACGACACCGACTACGCCGAGACCGAACAGCTGTAAGCCGCTCAACTCGACCCGGTGCAGGCGACTGACCTGCACCGGGGCGGGCGAGACCAGAGGAGCTCTCCACCATGCCCAAGCCCACCAAGGGTGCCCGTCTCGGCGGGTCTCCGGCCCACCAGCGGCTGATGCTGGCCAACCTGGCCACGTCGCTGTTCACCCACGGCCGCATCACCACGACCGAGGCGAAGGCCAAGCGCCTGCGCCCGTTCGCGGAGAAGCTGGTCACCCACGCCAAGCACGGCGACCTGCACCACCGTCGCGAGGTCATGAAGATCATCCGCGACAAGGATGTGGTGCACACGCTCTTCGCGGACATCGGCCCGTTCTTCGCGGAGCGCGACGGCGGCTACACCCGCATCATCAAGACCATCCCGCGCAAGGGCGACAACGCGCCGATGGCGATCATCGAGCTGCTGCAGGACAAGACCGTGACCGACGAGGCTGACCGCGCCCGCCGTGTCACCGCCTCGCAGACGGCTCCGGCCGCGGCGGCCGCGACCACCGCGGACGACGACACTGCGGACGACGACACCGCAGCCGAGGAGGCCGTGCTCGAGGAGGAGGTCTCCGAGGAGACCGCTCCCCAGGAGACGGCGCCCGAGGAGACGGCCGTCGCGGACGTCCCCACCGACGGGGCGGACGCCGAGCTCGACGAGGTGGCCCCGGTCGCTCTCGAGGACGACTCGACCAAGAGCGGGTCCTGAGCTGAGCGCTCCGGAACCGCACGGCGAGCCCGTCACCCCGCACCTCGGGGGTGGCGGGCTCGTCCGCGTCCGCCTGGACATCGCCTACGACGGCACCGACTTCTCCGGGTGGGCCCGCCAGCCGGGTCTGCGCACGGTGCGTGGGGTGGTCGAGGACGGGCTGTCGACCGTGCTGCGGACCCCGGTCGAGCTCACGGTGGCCGGACGCACGGACGCGGGGGTCCACGCAGCCGGGCAGGTGGCCCACCTCGACCTCCCCACCGCGGTGCTGCCGGACGACCCGGACCGGCTCGTCCGGCGGCTGGCGCGGTTCCTGCCCGACGACGTCCGGGTGACCGGTGTGCGGGTGGTGCCCGACGCCTTCGACGCCCGGTTCGGGGCGCTGCGCCGGCACTACGCCTACCGGCTCGGAACCGCCCCGCACGGCAGCGACCCGGTGCGGAGCCGGGACACGGTCTCGTGGCCCCGGCCCCTGGACGTGGACGCGGTGCGCGAGGCCTCGGCGGGGCTGCTCGGGGAGCACGACTTCGCGGCGTTCTGCAAGCGACGGGAGGGGGCGAGCACCGTTCGCGAGCTGCAGCGGCTGGACTGGTCGGCCGACGAGCCCGGGATCCTGGTGGCCAGGGTGAGCGCGGACGCGTTCTGCCACTCCATGGTCCGCAGCCTGGTCGGCGCCCTGCTCGCGGTGGGGGAGGGCCGGCGCACCCCGGCGTGGGCGGTGTCGCTGCTGGAGCTGCCCGCACGCTCGAGCTCGGTGGCGGTGGCCCCCGCCCACGGCCTCTCCCTCGTGGGCGTGGACTACCCCGCCGACGACGAGCTCGCGGCCCGGGTGCTGCGCACGCGCGCCGTGCGGGGTCCGGTGGCGCAGCCGCGGACGCGCCGGGGCTGACCGGGGGGATCAGTCGCCCCGGCGCACCGGTCCGAGCAGGGCGGACTCCAGCGGGGTGGTGACCAGCCGCAGGGGCAGCCAGAGGTCCGTGCCGATCGCGGCCAGCCCGTCGTCGGTGAGCGTGGCGAGGCTCTGCACCGCCGAGGGGCGCAGCCGCCACATTCGACCGGCGAGCTGGGCCTGGCCGACCGGCAGGCGCTGGACGAGCGCGAGGTCTGCGCCGGAGGCCGTGGTGCCCACCTGTGGGTGCAGGTAGGGGAGCACGTACGCGGTGGTCTGCCACCCGCTGCGCGGGGGGTACAGCTCCTGGGGCACGGCGCTGCCGTCGTGCACCACCAGCAGCGGGTGGTCCTCGCTCGGGCGCGGCAGCGTGTCGGGCTGCAGCCCCCGCAGCTGCACCGGACCGGTGGGGTCGGTGTCGCGGCCGCCCGGCGAGCTGCCCGTCGCCCGCAGGACGGGTGCCCACGCGGCCGGACGTCCCGTGGCGATGACGACGGCAGCTCCCGTGGCGGCAGCGCGGAGCACCACCTGGCGGGCCAGGTAGAGCCCACCGAGCAGGACCACCCGGGTCGGGGTGGAGCGCAGCAGGTTGAGCTGGACCGCTCCGCCGTTCTGGTCGGAGCCGAGCACGACGCCGCCACGGTCGCCGGTGAGGCTGAGCCGGTCGAGCGCGGCCGGTGGCACGAGGAAGTCCGGGCCCAGTCCGCGCAAGCCACCGATCCGTTCCTGCGAGCGGCTGCTGGCGCGCACCGGCCGGGTCACGCGGTACCCCCCACCGGCAGGGTCGCGGTCACGGCCGCGGCCTGCTGCCCGTTGAGCGGCGTGAGGGTGACGCCGGAGCCCGCGGCGCGCTCACGGAGCACGACCTCCGCCGAGCTGAGCTCGCCCGGGGTCCTGGCCGAGAGGCGGACCAGGCCTCGCAGCCCGACGCTGCCGTCGTCCGTGCCGGGGCTGAGCGCGAGGGCGACCGTGGTGGACAGCGCGCGCACGCTGGTGAGGGCGTCGAGGCCGCCGGGAGATCCGTGCCACCCGCTGATCGCGTAGCTCGAGTGGCCGATCCCGCCGCTCGTCACCCCGTTCCAGCGCTCGCGCAGCCCGACCTGCTGGCCGCGGCCGGCGGCGCCGGTGAGCTCGGCGCACGACAGCGCGGCACGCAGCAGCTCGTCGGTGTCGAGCACCCGGCTGTTGAGCCCCGCCGCGTCCAGGGCCCCGCGGACCCGAGACACAGCGCCGAGCAGGGCCCGGTGGGCGCCGGGGACGCCCCCGCCCCGCTCGCGGACGGCCCCGGGACAGCGCCGGGGGTCGAGACGGACCGCGACCCAGGTGCTGCGGCGGGCGACGGCCGGAAGCGGCCCCAGCACCTGGTGGTAGGCGGCGAGGGCAGGCGAGTCGGGGGGCAGTGTCGAGCTGCCGGGGTAGCAGTGCCAGACGACCTGGATGCCGTCGAGCACCACGCCCCGGTCCTGCAGGCACCCGGCCAGCGACGACAGCGGGACGTCGGTGTGTGCACCCACCGGGGAGATCATGGCGGGCAGCGGGTCGACGAGCACGGCGGCCGTCCACGTCCCCTGGTGCCAGGCGAGCCCGATCGGCTTCTTCTCGTGGTCGGTGGTGCTGGCCACGACGAGGTCGGTGACGAGCAGGCGAAGCAGCGCCACCCGGGCGTCCTCCGGGCCGATCAGCACGGTCGTCCCCGAGCGTGCGAGGTCCACGCTGTCGTCCTGCGGCACCGTGGGGTCGACCCGCCGCTGGTGCGGCCGCACCAGGTAGCGGGCCACGATCGACGTCCACTGGGTGATCCACCGGCCGTGCCAGCGCGACCCTGCCCCGACCAGGGCCAGCAGTCCCACCACGACCGCGGCGGGCCAGAGCGCACGGTCGACGGCGAGCAGCACGACGGCGACGGCCGCCCCGACCTCGACCAGCACGACGTTCGTGAGGGGGAGCTGCCCGAAGCTCGCCCCGATGGTCCGACGGCGGACCCCGTCGGCGTCGCCCCGCGGGCCGCTGCGCCGACCGGCCGGCACCGGCGGTGCCGGTCGGGTGCGGACGGCGGTGCTGCCCGGGCCGCGCCCCTGCTGCGGGGCGGCACCCGGTCCGGGGACGGCACGGGGATCGGCGCGTCCCGGGGGCGGGGCAGGGGGGCCGGGACGGTGGGCGCCGGGCGGTGGAGCCTGGCCGGGCCGGGCGTGACCGGGCTGGGGCGGCCCGGCGGCGCGACGACCGGGCGGGCCCATCGGCGGACGGGGCGGCTGGCTCGGGGGCGGACCCTGCGGACCCGGCGGCCGGGGAGGCTGGGCACCCGGCTGGGCGGCGGACGGTGGGGGGCTTCCGTGCCGCCCCGGGGGACCTGCTCCGGGTGCGGTCATGTCGTGCGGCGCTCCCCGACGTCCCGCGTCGACCGGTGCCGACGGCTGCCCCACCGGGAGCGCGGCGGGCCCGGGTCCCGGCCAGCCGGAAACCCGGACCGGCACCGCCCCCCGGTCTAGTGTCTGGCACCGTACAGCGCGCAGCACACGGGGAGGGTGGATGGCGGCAACGCCGACGACGAAGTCTCAGGTCCAGGCGTACCGCTTCGTGCTCCGCCGCATGGAGCACGCCCTGGTCCGCAAGGACGCCGTCATGCTCCACGACCCGATGCGCACGCAGGTGCGCGCGACGGCCGTGGGGATCATCCTCGGCATCCTGGGCCTCGCGGGCTTTGCGCTGTTCTCCGTCTTCCGCCCCGCCGAGACCATCGACCAGGCCACGATCCTGGTCAGCAAGACCTCCACCCAGACCTTCGTCGTGGTGCCCGACGAGAACGGCACGCGGGTCCTGCACCCCGTCTACAACCTGGCCTCGGCGCGCCTCATCGCCGGGCAGCCGGCCCCCTTCACCCTGGTGGACGACGCGGCGCTCGACACCCTGCCGCGAGGTGCCGAGCTCGGCATCGTCGGCGGACCGGACGTGCTGCCGGCGGCAGGTGACCGTCCGTCAGCGGTGTGGACGGTGTGCGACGACGTGCTCGGCGACACGAGCGCCCCGAGCGCAGCCCTCACGCTGTCGACGACGGTGCTCTCCGGTGGCCTGGGCGGCGGTGCCGACCCGCTCACCGACGGCGGCTCGCTGCTCGTCTCGGCCCCCGGTGGTGCCACCCAGCTGCTGTTCACCTCCGGCGCCGGCGTGGTGCGCGCAGGTGTCGACCTCCGCGACACGGCGACCGCACGTGCCCTGAACCTGACCGGGACGGTGCCGCGGCCGGTCAGCGAGGGGCTGCTCAACACCGTTCCCGAGGTCGCGCCCCTCGTCGTGCCGGACGTCCCCGGCAAGGGCAGCACCCCGGCCTACACGCGTGCCCTCGGACCGGGTCTCGCCGTCGGCAAGGTCATCAGCGTCCAGGACTCCGGCGGCTCCACCCCCTACGTGCTCCTGCTGGACGGGGTCCAGAAGGTGAGCCCGGTCGTGGCCGCGCTGCTGCAGTTCGTCTCCGGCGACGTGACACCGGTGCAGGCGGACGTCTTCGTCGCCGCTCCCGACGTCGCCGAGCCGGGTCGGCTCGACCTCACCCGCTACCCGCTGGAGGTGCCCCGGACGATGGACGCGGGCGACGCCCGCGTCAGCTGCCTGTCCTGGGACGGCACGAGCGCCGCGACGGCCGCGGACGCCAGCTCTTTCGACCCGGTGCTCACCCTGCGCGCCGGCAACCGGCTCCCCCTGCCGGCGGGCGCCCGCGCCGTGCCGCTGGCCGGCGCCGACGACAGGCCGGGCGGCGCGAGCCCGGCGGGTGGGTTCCACCTCGACTCGTTCTACGTGCAGCCGGGTCGCGCCTCGGTGGTCCAGACGATCGCGGGCGGTCAGCCGCTCGGAGTGGGCACCCGCTACCTGGTGGCGGACACCGGCACCCGGTTCGGGATCCCGGACAAGGAGACGGCCGGTGTTCTCGGCCTGGGCACGGTGACCAGCCCGGCGCCCGAGTCGGTGGTGGCCCTGCTGCCCCAGGGGATCGAGCTCAGCGCCGCCAACGCCCGGCAGTCGCACAACGGCGTGGCCCCGGATCCGGCGGCCGAGCCGTTCGCGGCTCCGGCGGGCAGCTAGCCGCCCGGGCGGAACCACGCCGGGCGGTCGACCGTCGCAGAAGGAGCGGCACCGGCCGCCACACGAGGGGAGGCGCCGTGAGGGTGGACACCGCCGGGCACGACAGCGAGGCCGTGGGCAGGCGCACAGCGCAGCTCGACGCCATGGCCGACGACGCGCGCACCGTCCTCGGGAAGGTCCGTTCCGCAGCGTCGGACGCAGCTCGGTGGGCGGTCCCCGGCGACGTTCGGGCAGCCGGCCTCCCGCCCGCCGCGGTCGCGCTGCTGGACGCCGTCGCCGCGACCACGGAGGCCGCGACCACCGCTCTCGCCGCCCGGACGCAGGAGCTGCGCGACCAGGCCTTGCGGGCCCGGGAGATCGACCAGCACACGGCCGACCGCATCCGGGCCCTGCCGGCCGACCTGCACCCGGCGCCCCCCGCCCACCCCTGGGGTGGGGGCACGCACGGTGGCCGCCACCCGTCCGGCGGCAACCCCGGGGGAGGCGGTCGGCGTGCGTGATCCGGTCGAGCACCTGCGCCCGGAGCTGGACTACCTCGGGACGGTGTGTGCGGGGCTGTCGCTGCCGGACCCGGTGGCCGCGCACCTCGAGCCGCTGGTCGGGGGCTGGTCGGAGATGACGGCGGCCGCCGCTGACTGGACCCGGGTGGCCGGCGGGCTCGACGCCCTGGCCGAGGACGCCCAGCGCGTGCAGGACGAACCGGTGACCGCCCTGGTGGCACGGGGGCACCGCGGCACCGCCGACGCCCTGCGGACCGCGGCCGAGGCGCTCGAGCAGACCTCCGCCGATGCGGAGCGCCTCGTGGTCGACGCGGCCGAGCTGCTCGCCGACGTCGGCCGGACGGCATCGCTGGTCCTCTCCCTTCCCGTGCTCGGCGTGGACGAAGCCCGCCGCATCGTGCTGGAGGCCGACGAGCGGGTCCGGGTCTGTGCCGGGTCGGTCGACGATCTCGTGGACGCGCTCGCCCAGCGCTGGGCCCAGCTGAGCGCCGGGCTGCGGGACGAGCCGCTGCTGGCCGTGACCTCGACGTCG contains these protein-coding regions:
- the rpsK gene encoding 30S ribosomal protein S11, which encodes MPPKARSASGPKKTQKTRRREKKNVTHGAAHIKSTFNNTIVSITDPAGNVISWASSGHVGFKGSRKSTPFAAQMAAESAARKAQEHGMKKVDVFVKGPGSGRETAIRSLQAAGLEVGTISDVTPQPHNGCRPPKRRRV
- the rpsD gene encoding 30S ribosomal protein S4, yielding MARYTGPITRKSRRLRVDLVGGDQAFERRPYPPGQHGRARIKESEYLLQLQEKQKARFTYGVMEKQFRRYYAEAVRKPGKTGENLLQILESRLDNVVYRAGLARTRRMSRQLVSHGHLTVNGHKVDIPSYRVSQYDIIDIKTKSLATLPFQVAKETVGDRPVPGWLQVVGQQMRILVHQLPERAQIDVPLNEQLIVELYSK
- a CDS encoding DNA-directed RNA polymerase subunit alpha → MLISQRPSLTEEPIEDTRSRFVIEPLEPGFGYTLGNSLRRTLLSSIPGAAVTSIRIDGVLHEFTTVPGVKEDVTDIILNLKGLVVSSEEDEPVTMYLRKQGPGAVTAGDIVPPSGVTVHNPELHIATLNDKGKLEVELVVERGRGYVPAVQNKASGAEIGRIPVDSIYSPVLKVTYKVEATRVEQRTDFDRLVLDVETKPSITPRDAVASSGKTLTELFGLARELNVEAEGIEIGPSLAEADHIAAFTMPIEDLDLTVRSYNCLKREGVHTVGELVGRSEADLLDIRNFGAKSIDEVKVKLIGLGLTLKDSPPGFDPSTVAGYDAATGTWSDTTDAATTDDTDYAETEQL
- the rplQ gene encoding 50S ribosomal protein L17, with product MPKPTKGARLGGSPAHQRLMLANLATSLFTHGRITTTEAKAKRLRPFAEKLVTHAKHGDLHHRREVMKIIRDKDVVHTLFADIGPFFAERDGGYTRIIKTIPRKGDNAPMAIIELLQDKTVTDEADRARRVTASQTAPAAAAATTADDDTADDDTAAEEAVLEEEVSEETAPQETAPEETAVADVPTDGADAELDEVAPVALEDDSTKSGS
- the truA gene encoding tRNA pseudouridine(38-40) synthase TruA, translated to MSAPEPHGEPVTPHLGGGGLVRVRLDIAYDGTDFSGWARQPGLRTVRGVVEDGLSTVLRTPVELTVAGRTDAGVHAAGQVAHLDLPTAVLPDDPDRLVRRLARFLPDDVRVTGVRVVPDAFDARFGALRRHYAYRLGTAPHGSDPVRSRDTVSWPRPLDVDAVREASAGLLGEHDFAAFCKRREGASTVRELQRLDWSADEPGILVARVSADAFCHSMVRSLVGALLAVGEGRRTPAWAVSLLELPARSSSVAVAPAHGLSLVGVDYPADDELAARVLRTRAVRGPVAQPRTRRG
- the eccE gene encoding type VII secretion protein EccE; translation: MPAGRRSGPRGDADGVRRRTIGASFGQLPLTNVVLVEVGAAVAVVLLAVDRALWPAAVVVGLLALVGAGSRWHGRWITQWTSIVARYLVRPHQRRVDPTVPQDDSVDLARSGTTVLIGPEDARVALLRLLVTDLVVASTTDHEKKPIGLAWHQGTWTAAVLVDPLPAMISPVGAHTDVPLSSLAGCLQDRGVVLDGIQVVWHCYPGSSTLPPDSPALAAYHQVLGPLPAVARRSTWVAVRLDPRRCPGAVRERGGGVPGAHRALLGAVSRVRGALDAAGLNSRVLDTDELLRAALSCAELTGAAGRGQQVGLRERWNGVTSGGIGHSSYAISGWHGSPGGLDALTSVRALSTTVALALSPGTDDGSVGLRGLVRLSARTPGELSSAEVVLRERAAGSGVTLTPLNGQQAAAVTATLPVGGTA
- the eccB gene encoding type VII secretion protein EccB, with the translated sequence MAATPTTKSQVQAYRFVLRRMEHALVRKDAVMLHDPMRTQVRATAVGIILGILGLAGFALFSVFRPAETIDQATILVSKTSTQTFVVVPDENGTRVLHPVYNLASARLIAGQPAPFTLVDDAALDTLPRGAELGIVGGPDVLPAAGDRPSAVWTVCDDVLGDTSAPSAALTLSTTVLSGGLGGGADPLTDGGSLLVSAPGGATQLLFTSGAGVVRAGVDLRDTATARALNLTGTVPRPVSEGLLNTVPEVAPLVVPDVPGKGSTPAYTRALGPGLAVGKVISVQDSGGSTPYVLLLDGVQKVSPVVAALLQFVSGDVTPVQADVFVAAPDVAEPGRLDLTRYPLEVPRTMDAGDARVSCLSWDGTSAATAADASSFDPVLTLRAGNRLPLPAGARAVPLAGADDRPGGASPAGGFHLDSFYVQPGRASVVQTIAGGQPLGVGTRYLVADTGTRFGIPDKETAGVLGLGTVTSPAPESVVALLPQGIELSAANARQSHNGVAPDPAAEPFAAPAGS